From Nitrospirota bacterium, a single genomic window includes:
- the thrH gene encoding bifunctional phosphoserine phosphatase/homoserine phosphotransferase ThrH, which translates to MKSPVIVCLDLEGVLVPEIWINVALKTGIEELKITTREMPDYNALMKRRLAILDEHKLTIHDIQQVIDKMGPLEGAIDFVSWIRERCQVIILSDTFYQFAYPLMRQLGFPALFCNQLEIDPAGRIVNFHMRMQNQKKHSVAAFKSLNFHVLAAGDAYNDTAMLGEAHAGFFFCPPDHLPKEFPQFPVTKTYGELQARFAEAGNLP; encoded by the coding sequence ATGAAGAGCCCCGTCATCGTCTGTTTAGATTTAGAAGGAGTCTTGGTGCCGGAGATCTGGATCAACGTCGCGCTCAAGACCGGCATTGAGGAATTGAAGATCACCACCCGCGAGATGCCGGATTACAATGCCCTGATGAAACGGCGCCTGGCTATTCTGGATGAGCACAAGCTCACCATTCACGATATCCAACAGGTCATCGACAAAATGGGCCCGCTGGAAGGAGCCATCGACTTTGTCTCCTGGATTCGCGAGCGCTGCCAGGTCATCATCCTATCCGACACCTTCTATCAGTTCGCCTATCCCTTGATGCGCCAACTGGGATTCCCGGCGCTCTTCTGCAATCAACTCGAGATCGATCCAGCAGGCCGCATCGTCAACTTCCACATGCGGATGCAGAACCAGAAGAAACATTCAGTGGCGGCCTTCAAGTCTCTCAACTTTCACGTCCTGGCAGCAGGCGATGCCTACAACGACACGGCCATGTTAGGAGAGGCCCACGCGGGGTTCTTCTTCTGTCCGCCGGATCACCTGCCCAAGGAGTTCCCGCAGTTT
- a CDS encoding YkgJ family cysteine cluster protein, protein MVERFEVALNTPAGRLTTAIDVPTGLIPITAIVPVARRLGEEAAQLEAHQAIEAGQTISCRMGCAACCRMLVPLSPPEAFSLREYVEQLPTDRRSLLLNRLSDTKNRLTQAGLWDQLNAVAEASNPIPDEALDPINRSYYALRIPCPYLEDEMCSIYEARPAACRELLVTSPAELCQDLVQNPVTPLPVSMRIGSILGLVWGTLANSPPRLIPLPMALEWAERHKEESRQTWPGSSLLDQVLDNMWRFLSQEFTNRRNTSSKGR, encoded by the coding sequence ATGGTCGAACGATTTGAAGTCGCGCTCAACACTCCAGCCGGACGGCTGACCACGGCCATTGATGTGCCGACGGGACTCATCCCCATCACGGCAATTGTCCCGGTCGCTCGCCGCCTGGGTGAGGAAGCCGCACAGCTGGAAGCTCATCAGGCCATCGAGGCAGGCCAGACCATCTCCTGCCGGATGGGTTGCGCCGCCTGCTGCCGCATGCTGGTTCCCCTCTCTCCCCCGGAAGCCTTCTCGCTGCGTGAGTATGTGGAGCAGTTGCCGACCGATCGACGCAGCCTCCTCCTAAACCGCCTCAGCGACACGAAGAACCGGCTGACACAAGCGGGCCTCTGGGATCAGCTCAACGCCGTGGCAGAGGCCTCCAATCCGATACCGGACGAAGCACTCGACCCGATCAACCGGTCGTACTATGCATTGAGAATCCCTTGTCCCTATTTGGAGGACGAGATGTGCTCGATTTACGAGGCGCGCCCCGCCGCCTGCCGTGAGCTCCTCGTCACATCCCCGGCGGAACTCTGCCAGGATCTGGTGCAGAATCCGGTCACGCCCCTGCCGGTCTCGATGAGAATCGGTTCCATCCTGGGACTGGTCTGGGGAACCTTGGCCAACTCTCCCCCTCGACTCATCCCGCTCCCAATGGCCTTAGAATGGGCCGAGCGGCATAAAGAGGAATCCAGACAGACCTGGCCAGGCTCATCCCTCTTGGACCAGGTCCTCGACAATATGTGGCGGTTTCTCAGCCAGGAGTTTACGAACAGGCGCAACACCAGCAGCAAGGGGCGATAG